A region from the Phycisphaerales bacterium genome encodes:
- a CDS encoding DUF3592 domain-containing protein, translating into MDLSQMTFDQFSELMGRWAPVVVGGLFLVVGVVMAIRATRLAVASRNWPSVPGRILKSLVTTEQPPTQVGEFRPDVFVAKIEYEYVVAGERHTGTNISVGGDLHTSNRQRAEDAVATYGVGDAVDVFYDPSKPSRAGLVHDAPGIGVMLAVAGVGTVVLIVSVVRAMG; encoded by the coding sequence ATGGATCTCTCCCAGATGACCTTCGACCAGTTCAGCGAACTCATGGGGCGATGGGCCCCGGTAGTCGTCGGTGGGCTCTTTCTCGTCGTCGGCGTCGTCATGGCCATCCGCGCCACACGTCTGGCCGTGGCGAGCCGGAACTGGCCGAGCGTGCCCGGGCGGATCCTCAAGAGCCTCGTCACGACCGAGCAGCCTCCGACCCAGGTCGGTGAGTTCCGCCCGGATGTCTTTGTCGCCAAGATCGAGTACGAGTACGTCGTCGCGGGCGAACGCCACACGGGCACGAACATCAGCGTCGGCGGCGACCTGCACACGAGCAACCGCCAGCGTGCCGAGGATGCCGTGGCGACGTATGGCGTGGGTGATGCCGTAGACGTGTTCTATGACCCGAGCAAGCCTTCGCGAGCGGGGCTGGTGCACGACGCACCGGGGATCGGCGTGATGCTGGCCGTCGCTGGCGTGGGGACGGTGGTGCTGATCGTGTCGGTGGTCCGGGCCATGGGGTGA
- the rpmA gene encoding 50S ribosomal protein L27, which yields MAHKKGQGSTKNGRDSNPQYRGIKLYGGEVAQPGSIIVRQVGTPFLPGFNVRRAKDDSLFSVAHGRVIFKGRKVHVDPSDPKAARPNYLVASAN from the coding sequence ATGGCACATAAAAAGGGCCAAGGCTCCACCAAGAACGGTCGCGACTCCAATCCCCAGTATCGCGGGATCAAACTCTACGGCGGCGAGGTCGCCCAGCCCGGCTCGATCATCGTGCGCCAGGTTGGCACGCCCTTCCTCCCAGGGTTCAATGTTCGCCGGGCGAAGGACGATTCCCTCTTCTCGGTCGCCCACGGTCGCGTGATCTTCAAGGGTCGCAAGGTCCATGTTGATCCGAGCGATCCCAAGGCCGCCCGCCCGAACTATCTCGTGGCGAGCGCAAACTGA
- the kdsA gene encoding 3-deoxy-8-phosphooctulonate synthase, protein MTRLCKAGSVSIGTGQPLAIIAGPCVLETKELGLEIARTVGEACDRLGLSYIFKASFDKANRSSITSPRGPGLERGVAWIHEIGIETKRPTTTDIHDPSQAEPIATSIDLLQIPAFLCRQTDLLAAAGAAASRHGRGVNVKKGQFLAPGDMRGPVKKLAEAGCSNVMCTERGTTFGYGRLVNDFLGVGDLIELKAEGGSPPVCFDATHSTQLPGGGSVGGGAEQTGGRPDRAPLLARAAVAAGVHAVFLECHPEPSKGMSDAATMLPLKDVPALLQDLAAIRKALPKAIV, encoded by the coding sequence ATGACGCGACTCTGCAAGGCCGGCTCGGTCTCCATCGGCACAGGCCAACCCCTCGCCATCATCGCCGGCCCGTGCGTGCTCGAAACCAAGGAACTCGGCCTGGAGATCGCGCGCACTGTCGGCGAGGCGTGCGATCGACTCGGCCTCTCGTACATCTTCAAAGCCTCCTTCGACAAGGCCAATCGCTCGAGCATCACCTCGCCTCGCGGCCCCGGACTGGAACGCGGCGTGGCGTGGATCCACGAGATCGGAATCGAGACCAAACGCCCGACGACCACAGATATCCACGATCCGTCACAGGCCGAACCCATCGCGACGTCGATCGACTTGCTCCAGATCCCCGCGTTTCTTTGCCGCCAGACCGATCTCCTCGCGGCTGCCGGCGCGGCGGCTTCGAGGCACGGACGCGGCGTGAACGTGAAGAAAGGCCAGTTCCTCGCCCCAGGCGACATGCGCGGGCCCGTCAAGAAACTCGCCGAGGCCGGCTGCTCCAACGTCATGTGCACCGAGCGTGGCACGACGTTCGGCTATGGTCGCCTCGTGAACGACTTCCTCGGCGTCGGCGATCTGATCGAACTCAAGGCCGAGGGAGGCTCGCCACCGGTGTGCTTCGACGCGACACACTCCACGCAACTCCCCGGCGGCGGCAGCGTCGGCGGCGGGGCGGAGCAAACCGGCGGACGTCCCGATCGCGCGCCGCTCCTCGCGCGGGCCGCCGTCGCCGCGGGTGTGCACGCCGTCTTCCTCGAGTGCCATCCCGAGCCGTCCAAGGGGATGTCGGACGCCGCGACGATGCTCCCGCTCAAGGATGTGCCCGCGCTCCTCCAGGATCTCGCGGCGATCCGCAAGGCCTTGCCCAAAGCGATCGTCTAG
- a CDS encoding DUF1501 domain-containing protein has protein sequence MSIEHSAYTRREFLSSGLVFASAALAVPAFLQRSAIAMSKPLLGVSSVAGVPDDHILVVIQLSGGNDGLNTVVPFGMDAYHKARPGIGVGAKDALALSGADGIGLHPALAGLKEIYDDGALAVVQGVGYPNPNRSHFKSTDIWQTADISATGEGWLGRYFDSECCGFGKGESGHKDNTSEKSSTTTSSPPGIAIGRTAPLSMQGRQITGVSFESPEMFRWSGETVDKDLAKAYEQSNLRGSENKAGKETNADFLLRTALDAQVSSDLIRKAIASAPRVAYPNGQFAGQLRMIGQMIAAGLKTRVYYATLGGFDTHAGQGGAQGRHANNLRQLGDALKAFQADLRQQGNSGRVLTMTFSEFGRRVSQNASGGTDHGTAAPMFLMGEMVKPGVHADHPSLTKLDEGDLIYGVDFRSVYAAILESWLVASSKDVLQGNFDPFPVIKRA, from the coding sequence ATGAGCATTGAGCACAGCGCATACACACGGCGGGAGTTCCTCAGCAGCGGGCTGGTCTTCGCCTCCGCGGCCTTGGCCGTGCCCGCGTTCCTGCAGCGCAGCGCCATCGCGATGTCGAAACCGCTCTTGGGCGTCTCCAGCGTGGCAGGCGTTCCCGATGACCACATCCTCGTCGTCATCCAACTCTCGGGCGGCAACGACGGGCTGAACACCGTCGTGCCCTTCGGAATGGACGCGTACCACAAGGCCCGCCCGGGGATCGGCGTCGGAGCCAAAGACGCGCTCGCCCTTTCCGGTGCCGACGGCATTGGGCTCCATCCCGCGCTCGCCGGCCTCAAGGAGATCTATGACGATGGCGCGCTCGCCGTCGTGCAGGGCGTCGGCTATCCCAACCCCAACCGGTCGCACTTCAAGTCCACCGACATCTGGCAGACCGCCGACATCAGCGCCACCGGCGAGGGGTGGCTGGGCCGCTACTTCGACTCCGAATGCTGCGGCTTCGGCAAAGGCGAGAGCGGGCACAAGGACAACACTAGCGAGAAGTCTTCCACAACCACCTCCAGCCCCCCCGGCATCGCCATCGGGCGCACCGCGCCGCTCTCGATGCAAGGCCGTCAGATCACCGGCGTCAGTTTCGAGTCCCCCGAGATGTTCCGCTGGTCGGGCGAGACCGTCGATAAGGACCTCGCCAAGGCCTATGAGCAGTCGAACCTGCGCGGAAGCGAGAACAAGGCGGGCAAGGAGACCAACGCCGACTTCCTGCTGCGCACCGCGCTCGACGCCCAGGTCTCGAGCGACCTCATCCGCAAGGCCATCGCCTCGGCGCCGCGCGTCGCGTATCCCAACGGGCAGTTCGCGGGCCAGTTGCGCATGATCGGGCAGATGATCGCCGCGGGACTCAAGACGCGCGTCTACTACGCAACACTCGGCGGCTTCGACACCCACGCCGGCCAGGGCGGCGCCCAGGGTCGCCACGCCAACAACCTGCGCCAACTCGGCGACGCGCTCAAGGCCTTCCAGGCAGACCTCCGCCAGCAGGGCAACTCCGGCCGAGTCCTCACCATGACCTTTTCCGAGTTCGGCCGCCGCGTCAGCCAGAATGCCAGCGGCGGCACGGACCACGGCACCGCCGCCCCCATGTTCCTCATGGGCGAGATGGTCAAGCCCGGCGTCCACGCCGATCACCCCTCGCTCACCAAACTCGACGAGGGCGATCTGATCTATGGTGTGGATTTCCGCAGCGTCTACGCCGCGATCCTCGAGTCGTGGCTCGTCGCGAGCAGCAAGGACGTGCTCCAGGGCAACTTCGATCCGTTCCCGGTGATCAAGCGGGCGTAA